A window of the Rickettsia felis URRWXCal2 genome harbors these coding sequences:
- a CDS encoding Large extracellular alpha-helical protein has translation MKNIFRKFVFAIFLCLINLQLIAASFNEKIPLYFKLTNENLLAGQNSLNIDLCDSRIKEWCTKPQRELGLNGKRMNDYISISPDIKGEWRFGWWYNINFTPESNFAAHQTYKITIEDYIFPHFISLKSNNISFTTLPLLPVIKEMNYLQDNIDISKKFVQTKIAFNYPIEPKTLEERIEFIKSSTKEKLPFSIKFNTYNTETTIITNIPPLTDKEDTVSVIIKDGVKPLYGGEIFTYKNVEDQNNKTPNNIRYSYKENVLIPSLSSYLKITNSTATIVKDDKLKPEQIIIITTNTPVSGEEIKKHLELFLLPQDKPAFLGVAGKKNYKWQSPKEITDDILKSSKKINFELLPSVPSITTMHSFKVDTLASRTLLIKVNKGVKTSDNLTLGSDYSQIVQIPDNPKEVKLMSDGSILSLAGERKLPVYSLGIDKLYVEIDKINQQEINHLISQTNRYNIFQNPTFINEYNFNEYNISEVFQEEVIVNSPNLNLPNYTYLDFSKYFNLEEAGSYSKGLFLAKVYAKDNNNNIISQDKRLILVTDLGFIVKTDKSGTHHIFVSYISNGKPAGGVKADIIGLNGEVLVSSKTDSKGHAVLSNINDFTKEKTPVAYILTTKDDFSFMPSRIDRQVNYSRFDVAGAVSSDQGLKAYLFSDRGIYRPSEQGHIGIMLKQTDWQGKFDGLPLEIQVTNPRGKVIDKSKIALDAEGFGEYLFSTLDDSLTGLYNISLYLVGDKGTNNYLNSVSVRVGDFQPDRMKININFNNSQDELWTNPKDLKANVNLINLYGTPAANRKVSGFIDIRPTEFFVLSFKEYKFYSSKGNKEFFNERLGDITTDSTGTANFDLNLEKYYNATFSLTFSAEGFEPDSGRSVNASKSLIVSPLPYIIGFRSDSDLKYIKKKTTSAIEFIAISNKAEKVAAPNLTLNLKKINYVNNLVADSNGNYSYSSVPIETNISSAKVNITANESYIYNVPTKEAGDYVIYLTDKEDTIFAQAEFSVIDEGNVTANLTDKANLKVKLDKDDYKAGDNILLNVITPYTGYGLITIETDKVHNFAWFKADENNSIQEIKIPDGFEGKGYVNVQFIRDIEATEIFMSPFSYAVVPFTAGIYKHKQDIELTLPEKIKSGEKLTINYRTATPGKIIIFAVDEGILSFAGYQTPDPLNYFINDKALEVRTSQIMDLILPERPLLMKAYMAAPAGDGFINVARNLNPFKRKSQPPVAFWSGILEADLDEREVTFDLPSYFNGTLRVIGVASSLDSIGTSKADLLVQSDLIINPNLPLFVAPNDEFTVPVTIFNNLKDSGNAQVFLNIETSEGLKILDYPKEIPIDENKEATINVKLKATDKLGSADLKVVASINHLKPGIISMAVVHSSELTSTTSVRPASPSVTTVDTGFITDNKANLKILRDLYPEFAKLQISASKYPLAIISGFKDFLDNYPYGCTEQLISQNFANVLLYNEQELVQILKTDRKKMDESLSKIFQTLSERQNYDGGFRYWNNFNDDSDPFISVYATHFLSEAATRHLAVPSDTFNQGIYYLENMANRSINSLDEAREKAYAVYILTKNSVITTSYIANILKYLDEYHKNTWQDDLTSVYLASSYKMLQMNEEADKLLDRFTLNKPISKTDYQYYNPLIKYSQYLYLISIHFPERLKNFDPKIVQDIALFAKDNYNSLSASYAIMASLAYADKISNVDKANIKVTSTGKEVTLKGDKVMIAELSVENKDIDLTSSSNGFFYQLLTSGYDKVLKENKEIVQGIEITKKYLDETNKEVSKVKLGDNITVEITMRSGSNKTLSNMVILDLLPAGFELLPDNNNVNILARTQEVMIWKPIYINNRDDRVMIFGTISDQKMTYQYKIKAVNRGIFATPAIYSEAMYDPHTYYRSTIGNIVVE, from the coding sequence ATGAAAAATATTTTTCGCAAATTTGTATTTGCTATTTTCTTATGTTTAATAAATTTACAACTAATTGCTGCAAGCTTTAACGAAAAAATACCTTTATATTTTAAGTTAACTAACGAAAATCTGTTAGCAGGGCAAAATTCGTTAAATATTGACCTTTGCGACTCTAGAATTAAAGAATGGTGTACAAAGCCGCAAAGAGAGCTAGGGCTTAACGGAAAAAGAATGAACGATTACATATCTATTTCGCCTGATATTAAAGGAGAATGGCGATTTGGCTGGTGGTATAACATAAATTTTACTCCAGAAAGCAATTTTGCAGCTCATCAAACTTATAAGATTACTATCGAAGATTATATATTTCCTCATTTTATCAGTCTAAAAAGTAATAATATAAGTTTTACAACTTTACCTCTACTTCCTGTTATTAAAGAAATGAATTATCTACAGGATAATATCGATATTTCCAAAAAATTCGTTCAAACTAAAATAGCCTTTAACTACCCTATAGAGCCTAAAACTTTAGAGGAAAGAATAGAGTTTATAAAATCTTCAACCAAAGAAAAATTACCGTTTTCTATCAAATTCAACACGTATAATACGGAAACTACGATTATTACTAATATACCACCGCTTACAGATAAAGAAGATACTGTTTCCGTAATTATAAAAGACGGTGTTAAACCTCTATATGGTGGAGAAATTTTTACATATAAAAATGTAGAAGATCAAAATAATAAGACGCCGAATAATATAAGATATTCTTATAAAGAAAATGTATTAATTCCAAGTCTATCCTCATATTTAAAAATCACTAATAGTACTGCTACAATTGTTAAAGATGATAAGCTAAAACCGGAACAGATAATTATAATTACTACAAATACACCGGTTTCGGGTGAGGAAATAAAAAAACATTTAGAGTTATTTTTATTACCGCAGGATAAGCCGGCTTTCTTAGGAGTTGCAGGCAAAAAAAACTATAAATGGCAAAGCCCGAAAGAAATAACCGATGATATTCTTAAATCGAGTAAAAAAATAAATTTTGAGCTTTTACCTTCCGTCCCAAGCATTACTACTATGCATAGTTTCAAAGTAGATACCCTTGCCTCAAGAACTTTGCTTATTAAAGTCAATAAAGGTGTTAAAACATCAGATAATTTAACACTTGGCTCAGATTATTCTCAAATAGTACAAATACCCGATAATCCTAAAGAAGTTAAGCTAATGTCTGACGGTTCTATTCTTTCATTAGCCGGCGAAAGAAAGCTTCCCGTATATTCACTTGGCATAGATAAATTATATGTAGAAATCGATAAGATTAATCAGCAAGAAATTAATCACTTAATCAGCCAAACAAATAGATATAATATTTTCCAAAACCCAACTTTCATAAATGAATATAATTTTAATGAGTATAATATTTCTGAAGTATTTCAAGAGGAAGTAATAGTTAATTCCCCCAATTTAAATTTACCTAATTATACCTATTTAGATTTCAGCAAATATTTTAATTTAGAAGAAGCAGGCAGCTATTCTAAGGGATTATTTCTAGCAAAAGTTTATGCTAAAGACAATAATAATAACATTATATCTCAAGATAAAAGATTAATTTTAGTTACCGATCTTGGTTTTATAGTAAAAACCGATAAAAGCGGAACACATCATATATTTGTTTCTTATATCAGTAACGGTAAACCGGCCGGTGGCGTTAAAGCAGATATTATAGGACTTAACGGTGAGGTGTTAGTAAGCAGCAAAACCGATAGTAAAGGACATGCCGTTTTATCAAATATAAATGATTTTACAAAAGAAAAAACTCCAGTGGCTTATATATTAACTACTAAGGATGATTTTTCGTTTATGCCGAGTAGAATTGATAGGCAAGTTAATTATTCTCGGTTTGATGTAGCAGGAGCCGTTAGTTCCGATCAAGGGTTAAAAGCTTATTTATTTTCCGATCGTGGCATCTATAGACCAAGCGAGCAAGGCCATATAGGTATTATGCTCAAACAAACCGATTGGCAAGGAAAATTTGACGGCTTACCTTTAGAAATACAAGTAACTAACCCTAGAGGAAAAGTAATAGATAAAAGTAAAATAGCTCTAGATGCAGAAGGATTCGGCGAATATTTATTCTCAACCCTTGATGATTCCTTAACCGGCTTATATAATATAAGCTTATATTTAGTAGGAGATAAAGGCACAAATAACTATCTTAATAGCGTATCTGTCAGGGTTGGTGATTTTCAGCCTGACCGCATGAAAATAAACATAAACTTCAATAACTCACAAGATGAGCTATGGACGAATCCAAAAGATCTTAAAGCAAATGTTAATCTTATAAATCTTTACGGCACTCCTGCAGCAAATAGAAAAGTCAGCGGCTTTATTGATATTAGACCCACCGAGTTTTTCGTACTTAGCTTTAAAGAGTATAAATTTTATAGTAGCAAAGGAAATAAAGAGTTTTTTAACGAACGTTTAGGAGATATTACTACCGACTCTACAGGTACGGCAAATTTTGATCTTAACCTTGAAAAATATTATAACGCTACTTTTAGTCTAACATTTTCGGCGGAAGGATTTGAGCCTGACTCAGGAAGAAGCGTAAACGCAAGCAAATCGCTTATAGTTTCACCTCTGCCTTATATTATAGGATTTAGAAGCGATAGCGATCTAAAATATATTAAGAAAAAAACTACTTCAGCAATAGAATTCATAGCCATATCAAATAAAGCAGAAAAAGTAGCTGCACCTAATTTAACTCTTAACTTAAAAAAGATTAATTATGTAAATAACTTAGTAGCAGATAGTAACGGTAATTATTCTTACAGTTCAGTACCTATTGAAACTAATATATCTTCCGCCAAGGTTAATATCACGGCAAATGAAAGTTATATTTATAACGTGCCTACTAAAGAAGCAGGCGATTACGTTATTTACTTAACTGATAAAGAAGATACAATCTTTGCTCAAGCTGAATTTTCGGTAATAGATGAAGGAAATGTTACAGCTAATTTAACAGACAAAGCAAATTTAAAAGTTAAACTTGATAAAGATGATTATAAAGCCGGCGATAACATTCTTTTAAATGTTATAACTCCTTATACAGGTTATGGATTAATTACTATCGAAACAGATAAAGTACATAATTTTGCATGGTTTAAAGCTGACGAAAATAATAGTATTCAAGAAATAAAAATCCCTGACGGTTTTGAGGGTAAAGGATATGTAAATGTACAATTTATAAGAGACATAGAAGCTACAGAAATCTTTATGTCACCGTTTAGCTATGCAGTAGTACCGTTTACTGCGGGCATTTATAAACATAAACAAGATATTGAATTAACGCTTCCTGAAAAAATTAAATCAGGCGAAAAATTAACAATTAATTATCGCACTGCAACCCCAGGTAAAATCATAATATTTGCCGTTGATGAAGGGATATTATCATTTGCCGGTTATCAGACTCCCGACCCGCTTAATTACTTTATTAACGATAAAGCCTTGGAAGTCCGAACATCACAAATCATGGATTTAATATTACCTGAGCGTCCTTTATTAATGAAAGCTTATATGGCGGCTCCTGCCGGAGACGGTTTTATAAATGTCGCTCGAAACCTTAATCCATTTAAAAGAAAAAGCCAGCCTCCAGTAGCATTTTGGTCAGGAATTTTAGAAGCAGATCTTGATGAGAGAGAAGTCACATTTGACCTACCGAGCTATTTTAACGGCACTTTAAGAGTTATAGGGGTAGCCTCAAGCCTTGACTCTATAGGAACTTCCAAAGCTGATTTATTAGTCCAATCCGATCTTATTATCAATCCAAATTTACCTTTATTTGTAGCTCCGAATGATGAATTTACAGTACCGGTAACAATATTTAATAACCTAAAAGATTCAGGAAATGCTCAGGTTTTTCTAAATATTGAAACAAGTGAAGGACTTAAAATATTAGATTATCCTAAAGAGATACCGATAGACGAAAATAAGGAAGCTACTATTAATGTTAAATTAAAAGCGACTGATAAACTCGGTTCAGCAGATTTAAAGGTTGTGGCTTCTATAAATCACCTAAAGCCGGGTATAATATCTATGGCAGTAGTGCATAGCTCAGAATTAACTAGTACTACGAGCGTTCGCCCTGCTAGTCCGAGCGTTACAACAGTTGATACAGGCTTTATTACAGACAACAAAGCTAATTTAAAAATCTTGCGAGATTTATATCCTGAATTTGCTAAGCTGCAAATTTCCGCTTCTAAATACCCGCTAGCTATTATTTCCGGCTTTAAAGATTTCCTAGATAATTATCCTTATGGTTGCACTGAGCAATTAATAAGCCAAAATTTTGCTAATGTTTTATTATATAATGAACAAGAGCTAGTTCAGATTCTTAAAACTGATCGTAAAAAAATGGATGAATCATTATCGAAAATATTCCAAACTTTATCGGAGCGTCAAAATTATGACGGTGGATTTAGATATTGGAACAATTTTAATGACGATTCCGATCCATTTATTTCCGTTTATGCTACACATTTCTTAAGCGAGGCAGCAACTAGACATTTAGCCGTTCCAAGCGATACATTTAATCAAGGTATTTACTACTTAGAGAACATGGCGAATAGATCAATAAACTCCTTAGATGAGGCAAGAGAAAAAGCATATGCGGTTTATATCCTGACGAAAAATAGCGTTATTACTACAAGCTATATTGCAAATATTTTAAAATATTTAGACGAGTACCATAAAAATACATGGCAGGATGATTTAACTAGCGTTTATTTAGCCTCTAGCTATAAAATGCTGCAAATGAATGAAGAAGCGGATAAATTATTAGATAGATTTACTCTAAATAAACCTATATCAAAAACAGACTATCAATATTATAATCCTCTAATAAAATATAGTCAGTATTTATACTTAATTTCTATACATTTTCCGGAAAGGTTAAAAAACTTTGACCCAAAAATTGTACAGGATATCGCTCTTTTTGCTAAGGATAACTATAATAGTCTATCGGCAAGCTACGCCATTATGGCAAGCCTTGCATATGCTGATAAGATAAGTAATGTAGATAAGGCTAATATTAAGGTAACTTCTACAGGTAAAGAAGTTACTTTAAAAGGCGATAAAGTGATGATTGCTGAGCTGTCGGTAGAAAATAAGGATATAGACTTAACATCCTCAAGTAACGGCTTTTTCTATCAGCTTCTAACTTCAGGCTATGACAAAGTTTTAAAAGAAAATAAAGAAATAGTTCAAGGTATAGAGATAACCAAAAAATATCTCGATGAAACTAATAAAGAAGTCAGCAAAGTAAAATTAGGTGATAATATTACGGTAGAAATCACCATGCGTTCAGGTAGCAATAAAACCTTAAGCAATATGGTGATACTTGATTTATTACCGGCAGGCTTCGAGCTTTTACCTGATAATAATAACGTAAATATATTAGCACGAACGCAGGAAGTAATGATATGGAAACCGATATATATCAATAATCGTGATGATAGAGTTATGATTTTTGGTACTATTTCTGATCAAAAAATGACTTATCAATATAAGATTAAAGCGGTTAATAGGGGTATATTTGCAACTCCTGCTATTTACAGTGAAGCTATGTATGACCCTCATACCTATTATCGCAGCACTATAGGCAATATTGTTGTGGAGTAG
- the comF gene encoding Competence protein F translates to MLVKVYNSVINYILPQRCLSCSEILGGSGEFCSDCWKKLEFIARPYCSICGQRFSIKILDNCICGNCYSNKPNYDLARSLFKFNEHSKKIVHQFKCQDKTIFAKLLYNRYSEDIKILI, encoded by the coding sequence TTGTTAGTTAAAGTTTATAATAGTGTAATAAACTATATCTTGCCGCAGAGATGTTTAAGCTGTTCGGAAATACTAGGGGGGAGCGGTGAATTTTGTAGCGATTGTTGGAAGAAGCTAGAATTTATAGCAAGACCCTATTGCAGTATATGCGGACAAAGATTTAGTATAAAAATCTTAGATAACTGCATTTGTGGAAATTGTTATAGCAACAAACCTAATTATGATCTAGCTCGCAGCCTATTTAAGTTTAATGAGCATAGCAAAAAAATAGTTCATCAGTTTAAATGTCAGGATAAGACGATATTTGCTAAGCTTTTATATAATAGATATAGCGAGGATATAAAGATATTGATTTAA
- the proP8 gene encoding Proline/betaine transporter (MFS type sugar transporter PFAM00083) gives MRGYEKEQRNLTREQKEAIGLLSIGTFLEYFDLMLYVHMAVFLNELFYPKADAHVAALYTAAAFCSTYLLRPFGALIFGWIGDNIGRKSTVVITTTLMSISCVAMATFPTYAQVGASAAWVVTICRIVQGMSSMGEMIGAELYVTEITKPPIQYPAVALITISSSLGGFVALGIATFTTTQGFNWRIAFWIGAIIAIVGAVARTRPRETAEFVDAKRQLKKSLEPALEKISIKKLEDNPIWKEKVNQKTSLALFLIQCAWPVCFYIIYFHCGTILRDSFYFTSEQVIHQNLIVSIFQVLGAIIWTYLSYYVYPLTLIKFKTVIFTITILIFPYLLDNINLSSDLLIVQIILITFSLSCSSGMAIFYKHFSVFKRFTYASFMYALSRAFISIITSFGLVYFMKYFGNWGILIITIPVVIGFIWGIFHFQNLEQAIGNFPKKKKYLALDLQEE, from the coding sequence ATGCGTGGCTATGAGAAAGAGCAAAGAAATTTAACAAGAGAGCAAAAAGAAGCAATTGGATTATTATCCATAGGAACATTTCTTGAATATTTTGACCTTATGTTATATGTGCATATGGCAGTGTTTTTAAATGAGTTATTTTATCCAAAGGCTGATGCTCATGTTGCAGCACTTTATACGGCCGCTGCTTTTTGTTCAACATATTTATTAAGACCATTCGGAGCTTTAATATTTGGATGGATAGGTGATAATATAGGTAGGAAAAGTACAGTAGTTATAACTACTACTTTGATGTCTATTTCTTGTGTTGCTATGGCTACTTTCCCTACATACGCACAAGTAGGAGCTAGTGCTGCTTGGGTAGTAACTATATGTCGTATCGTGCAAGGTATGTCATCGATGGGAGAAATGATAGGAGCAGAGCTTTATGTTACTGAAATAACAAAACCTCCTATACAATATCCTGCTGTTGCATTAATTACCATTTCTTCTAGTTTGGGAGGGTTTGTTGCATTAGGTATTGCCACTTTTACTACCACTCAAGGTTTTAATTGGCGTATTGCTTTTTGGATCGGAGCTATTATAGCGATTGTAGGAGCTGTTGCTAGAACACGCCCTAGAGAAACGGCAGAATTTGTTGATGCAAAACGACAATTAAAAAAATCCTTAGAACCGGCTTTAGAAAAAATTAGCATTAAAAAGTTAGAAGATAATCCTATATGGAAAGAAAAAGTTAACCAAAAAACTTCTTTAGCATTATTTTTAATACAATGTGCATGGCCCGTATGTTTTTATATTATTTACTTTCATTGTGGTACTATACTTAGAGATTCTTTTTACTTTACTTCAGAACAGGTAATACACCAAAATCTCATTGTTTCAATATTTCAAGTATTAGGAGCTATAATTTGGACATATCTTAGTTATTATGTATATCCGTTAACTCTTATTAAATTTAAAACAGTGATATTTACTATTACTATTTTAATTTTTCCATATTTGCTAGATAATATAAATTTGTCTTCTGATTTATTGATAGTTCAAATTATTCTTATTACATTTTCACTTTCTTGTTCTTCTGGTATGGCTATTTTTTATAAACACTTTTCTGTATTTAAACGCTTTACATATGCTAGTTTTATGTATGCTTTATCACGAGCGTTTATATCAATTATTACTTCTTTCGGACTTGTTTATTTTATGAAATACTTTGGTAATTGGGGAATATTAATTATTACTATTCCTGTAGTTATAGGATTTATATGGGGAATATTTCATTTCCAAAATTTAGAACAAGCTATTGGTAATTTTCCTAAAAAGAAAAAATATCTTGCTCTTGATTTACAGGAGGAGTAA
- the fadB gene encoding 3-hydroxyacyl-CoA dehydrogenase FadB, with protein sequence MQNEIKKVCVIGSGVMGSGIAALIANSSHKVVLLDIIAKDSDDPNKIVKTAKENLHKQKPPPLSFPDKVNFITIGNLEHDLELIRDCDLVIEVIVEKLEIKHQLYNKIIPYLKEDAIIASNTSTLPLKRLKENLPDNIKSRFVITHFFNPPRYMELLELIIDSMVKFEVIERVSGFLTKTLGKTIVKCNDTPGFIANRVGCFLLELVARKAISQKLDFVALDKIFTICLGLPSTGIFGLYDLIGHDVMKLISSSLLAALPANDAYHKIYVNTPVLDKMIEKKLIGRKGEGGFYRLSVSNGKKIKEVININDLSYSSVQKVDISFNNLDELLVSDSVYGKIFTEIITEFYVYLASLVPSVTDNIYDIDAAMKLGYSWKYGPFELLTIAAKDGWNSVIKNADLMHIPLPQYLGNKEYQKIDKQKFNSHKDILQESQIVLENDSAKLINYRENFIFVITTKMNCLNHNVFYLLQEAASKAEKDGKNLYIYPQGNNFSAGADLKLLLSYIEDGNFHDLENLLKLGQQTMLHLKYSGVHIISCAKGVALGGGCELLLYSSYIVANQELNAGLVELGVGLIPGWGGVTEMFVRSKGDKTKLIRNVRNIIEQNKTSSADYFKSDYDVESMHVNMNKHYILDEALKLNLSKKIVPIPHKITLPKINLATEIDTSKYNDLQNKVLSKFQNIIDKHPDTNEEELLGYEREIFLELAKDPKTIEKLKAIVK encoded by the coding sequence ATGCAAAATGAAATAAAAAAAGTTTGTGTTATCGGTTCGGGAGTAATGGGTTCAGGGATTGCAGCGTTAATTGCTAATTCCTCTCATAAAGTAGTGCTGCTTGATATTATCGCTAAAGATTCCGATGATCCGAATAAAATAGTTAAAACCGCTAAAGAAAATTTGCATAAACAAAAACCTCCTCCTTTGTCTTTTCCGGATAAAGTAAATTTCATTACCATCGGCAATTTAGAACATGATTTAGAATTAATTAGGGATTGTGATTTAGTAATTGAAGTTATTGTTGAGAAGCTAGAAATCAAACACCAATTATATAATAAAATTATTCCTTATCTTAAAGAAGATGCAATTATTGCTTCTAATACCTCTACATTACCTCTTAAAAGACTCAAAGAGAATTTACCGGATAATATTAAATCTAGATTCGTTATTACGCATTTCTTCAATCCGCCAAGATATATGGAACTGCTTGAATTAATTATAGACTCGATGGTAAAGTTTGAAGTAATAGAAAGAGTATCAGGATTCTTAACGAAAACTCTTGGTAAGACTATAGTAAAATGTAATGATACGCCTGGCTTTATTGCTAATAGAGTAGGGTGTTTTTTACTTGAATTAGTAGCTCGCAAAGCGATAAGTCAAAAGCTTGATTTTGTAGCTTTAGATAAAATATTTACTATATGTTTGGGGTTGCCGAGTACCGGAATTTTTGGTTTATATGATCTAATCGGGCATGACGTAATGAAGTTAATATCAAGCTCATTACTTGCCGCACTTCCTGCAAATGATGCTTATCATAAAATATATGTAAATACTCCTGTTCTCGATAAGATGATAGAGAAGAAGTTAATTGGACGTAAGGGTGAAGGTGGGTTTTATCGTTTATCGGTATCAAACGGCAAAAAGATTAAAGAAGTTATCAATATAAACGATTTATCATATAGTTCTGTTCAAAAAGTAGATATTTCATTTAATAATCTTGACGAGTTACTAGTTAGCGATTCGGTTTACGGTAAAATTTTTACTGAAATTATCACGGAATTTTATGTTTATTTAGCAAGTTTAGTACCATCTGTAACCGATAATATCTATGATATCGATGCTGCTATGAAGCTTGGTTACAGCTGGAAATACGGTCCATTTGAATTATTGACCATAGCAGCTAAAGACGGCTGGAATTCGGTAATTAAAAATGCCGATTTAATGCATATCCCGCTTCCGCAATATTTAGGCAATAAAGAATATCAAAAAATCGATAAACAAAAATTTAATTCTCACAAAGATATTTTACAAGAAAGTCAGATAGTATTAGAAAACGATTCTGCAAAGCTAATAAATTATCGTGAGAATTTCATTTTTGTTATTACTACAAAAATGAATTGTTTAAACCATAATGTGTTTTATTTACTGCAAGAAGCAGCAAGTAAAGCCGAAAAGGACGGCAAAAATCTTTATATTTATCCGCAAGGAAATAATTTTTCTGCCGGTGCGGATTTAAAGCTTCTTCTTTCTTATATTGAAGACGGTAATTTTCATGATCTAGAGAATTTACTAAAGCTGGGACAGCAAACTATGCTGCACTTAAAATATTCTGGGGTTCATATTATTAGTTGTGCTAAAGGAGTAGCACTTGGCGGAGGGTGTGAGCTGCTATTGTACTCAAGCTATATTGTGGCAAATCAGGAACTTAACGCCGGACTTGTAGAACTTGGAGTCGGTTTAATACCGGGATGGGGCGGTGTTACTGAAATGTTTGTACGAAGCAAGGGAGATAAAACTAAATTAATTAGAAATGTCAGAAATATTATAGAGCAGAATAAAACAAGTTCAGCCGATTATTTTAAATCAGATTATGATGTAGAGAGTATGCACGTAAATATGAATAAGCATTATATTTTAGATGAAGCTTTAAAATTAAACCTATCTAAAAAGATAGTACCGATTCCGCATAAAATTACTTTGCCTAAAATAAATTTAGCAACAGAAATAGATACATCAAAATATAACGATCTACAAAATAAGGTACTTAGCAAATTCCAAAATATTATTGATAAGCATCCTGACACAAATGAGGAAGAGTTGCTTGGCTATGAGCGGGAAATATTTTTAGAACTTGCAAAAGATCCTAAGACTATAGAAAAGTTAAAAGCGATTGTGAAGTGA